The Candidatus Tumulicola sp. region GTGTTGGCACGCCCGCACGGCCATTTCATACAACGACGCTCGCACGCCGTCGGCGAGGTGCGGCGCCGGAGATTCTTCGATCAGCTTTTGATGCGACGGCTTTTGCATCGAACAATCGCGCTCGCCCAAGTGGATGATGTTTCCGAGATCGTCGCCGAGCACTTGGATCTCGATGTGGCGCGGGTTGGCGATCAAGCGCTCGAGGTAGACGCGCCCGTCTTTGAAACTGGCTTCCGCTTCGGCCGTGGCCGAGGTAAACGCGCGTTCCAGATCGGCCTCGCGGTCGACCACGCGCATACCCTTACCACCGCCACCGGCGGTCGCCTTGATCAACACCGGATAGCCGATTGCCGCAGCGGCTTTAGCGGCGTCCGCGAGGGTTGCAACGATTCCGCTGCCGGGAGTCGTCGCAACGCCGGCCTCTTGCATCACGCGTTTGGCCGTTGCTTTGTCGCCCATGGCAGCGATCACTTCGGGCCGCGGACCGATAAACGTCAGTCCGTGATCGGCGCAGATTTCGGCGAATCGCGCATTTTCTGCGAGAAACCCATAGCCCGGATGCACCGCGTCGCAGCCGGTGATCAACGCCGTCGAAATGATGTTCGGAATGTTGAGATACGAACGCGCGACCGGTCCCGGTCCGACGCAGAACGCCTCATCGGCTTGCGCGACGTGCTCGGACTCGCGGTCCGCTTCAGAAAATACCGCAACGGTAGCGACGTCCAATTCGCGGCACGCGCGTTCGACCCGGACCGCTATCTCGCCGCGGTTGGCGATTAGGACCTTGCGAAAGATTGCCTTA contains the following coding sequences:
- the accC gene encoding acetyl-CoA carboxylase biotin carboxylase subunit, whose amino-acid sequence is MLSRPATDCRSNTVSRCSCSIEDKAIFRKVLIANRGEIAVRVERACRELDVATVAVFSEADRESEHVAQADEAFCVGPGPVARSYLNIPNIISTALITGCDAVHPGYGFLAENARFAEICADHGLTFIGPRPEVIAAMGDKATAKRVMQEAGVATTPGSGIVATLADAAKAAAAIGYPVLIKATAGGGGKGMRVVDREADLERAFTSATAEAEASFKDGRVYLERLIANPRHIEIQVLGDDLGNIIHLGERDCSMQKPSHQKLIEESPAPHLADGVRASLYEMAVRACQHVRYTNAGTLEFLCAGDEAYFMEMNTRIQVEHPVTEMVYEVDLVREQILIASGAPLGLRQTDIVPRGHAIECRINAEDANANFAPQCGTLTRLVLPSGPDVRVDTHMFAGATIPPYYDSMLAKIVAFGTSREAAIERMERALSATVIEGVRTTVGVCQELLRTPEFRSGRYDIGFLPAYARAVH